Within the Prochlorococcus sp. MIT 1300 genome, the region AATTTAGAATAGTTTGTTGATTAGATAATTCTTTTAATTCAATTTCTAGTTTGAATAGGCGATTTTTACTAGCTGTATCTGATTCGCGTCCAAGTGAAAGTTGTTCCATTTGAAGTTGCAATATCTTGCGGTCAATTTCATCTATTTCTTCTGGTTTTGAGGTGATTTCGGTCTTTAATCTTGAGGCGGACTCATCTACAAGATCAATTGCTTTGTCTGGGAGGAAACGTTCGGTAATGTAGCGATTACTTAAAATAGCTGCTGCTACAAGAGAGTTATCAGCAATCCTTACCCCATGATGAATTTCATAACGTTCTTTTAATCCACGCAGGATAGATATTGTGTCTTCAACTGTAGGTTGATTTATCAGGACTTGTTGAAAGCGTCTCTCTAGAGCAGCATCTTTTTCAATGTGTTGACGATGCTCATTAATTGTTGTAGCTCCAATACAATGTAGTTCTCCTCTGGCTAGCATTGGTTTTAGGAGATTGCTTGCATCCATTGAGCCACCAGTAGCACCTGCGCCTACAACAGTATGGATCTCATCAATAAATAGAACTATTTGTCCGTTAGAAGAAATTACTTCTTTTAGTACTGCCTTTAGTCGTTCTTCGAATTCTCCTCGATATTTAGCTCCAGCTATAAGTGCACCCATATCTAGAGATATTAGTTTTCGATTTTGTAAAGCTGTTGGTACATCTCCATTTACAATCCTTTGAGCAAGTCCTTCTACAATTGCAGTCTTGCCCACTCCCGGTTCGCCTATTAATACTGGATTGTTTTTTGTTCTTCTACTCAATATTTGAATCGTTCTGCGGATTTCTTCATCTCTACCGATAACAGGATCTAATTGTCCATTTTTAGCGGCAGAGGTTAGATCTTTCCCATATTTCTCGAGTGATTCATAGGATATCTCTGGGTTTTGATTGTTTACTTTTTGGCTTCCACGAATCTTTTTAATAGCTCTGTGGAGTTTCTCGTTGTTTAGTCCTTCTTGAGACAGTAGTACTTTGCAAATCCTCTCATCTGCTAGAAGTGCTATTAGTAGATGTTCTACTGAGATGAAACTATCTTCAAGTCTCTTTTTCCCCTGTTCTGCTTTCTCTAGAACTTTTATTAGGGATTTTCCAAGGTAAACAGAGTCGGGATCTCTTTGGAGTTTAGGTTGATTACTGATTTGTTTATCTAGATTGGTTTTGAGAGAGTTTATTGACACTCCTGAGTCCTTTAGGATTTTTACTATTAGTTCGCTCTCTTCAATAAGTGCAAGCATTAAATGCTCACTTTCAATTTGTTGGTGTTTAAGCCTTTGAGCTGCTTGTTGAGCTGAGGTTACTGATGCCCAGGCTCTTTCGGTAAAATCTTCTGCCTTCGGTTGCATGATGGTGTGTTTTCTCTTGGTTTAAACCGTACGGCAAGTTTTTTAAATTCTTACTGAGGTAAACCCATCATATTTGTACGGAGTTCTCTCTAATGTGCGGATATCACCCTTTAAATAATTAATTTAGGGGGCCCTGCAATCTATATAGATAATATTTTTATTCTTAAATAGCAATATAACTTCCTAGGACTTGCTTTGGCTAAAAGGATTAAATGGGTAAAGCCAGTTACGGTGTAGGTTTATTTAGTGTAGGTCTGGCGTATAGGTTTTATGATACTTATAGAGAACCAATCTATTATTCGACTGGCGATTGGATCTTCTTTAAGATCTTTTGAAGTAATTTTGAACCCATATGCTAGAGCTGCCTTAATTATAGAGTCTTCATCTTTGCAGTTTTTAAGTTCTCTGCGTAGTGAATCACTCCTTTCTGCGGATCTTAGGAAATTAGACAACTCTTCTCTGGACATAGGATTTTGGGACCTCTGATAACCTTAATGTTTGCAATTACTAGAAACAGTGTATTCAATATATTGAAGATCATCCAGTTTATTTTGACACTAAAAACAATTATTGCAAACAAAAACCTAGTCAAAGCAACCTCTTAAGTGAAGTTGAGTTTGACTAGGCTTGGAAGAGTATTTGAGTTTGACTCTTTAGCTTAAGTCCAATAAAGGAAAGAGCTAAATCAATTTGAACGATTTACTGAACCACAACTGTGCCTACCATTCCAGCGCCACGATGTGGCTCACAATAAAACTCGTAAGTTCCTGCTGAGGCAAAGGTCTTTTCCCAAGATTCTCCTGGAGCGAAGGCAAGATCAGGATGGCTCAGCTCTTCATGACCATCAAATACAGCATTGTGAGGGGCTAATTTGTTATTGACGAATTTAACGCTGTCTCCTGCAGAAATCGTCACACTGCTTGGTTCGAATGCAAGCATGCCAGCATCGGTTCCGAGCTTGACTTCAACGGTGCTTGCTTGGACGGAGGAAACGCTGAATCCCAGTACAAGTAGTAGTGCGCAGAATCCGGCCGCAAGAGAACGGAACGTAGAAATCATGGTTTTTACTATCTCTTGCAATACTTTAGCGCCTGTTAGGGGCTTTTATGCTTTTGGTAACCCTGAACGATCTAGAACAGTTTCAAGTCTTGGAGCAAAACTCTTTAACCCAAAGGTTTCTGGGGTTGTGAAAGGGTCATGAACAAAATGACGTTGCTTAATGCTGAATCGATCCCAATCTGTTATTTGCAATGGTAGAAACCTGACTAGTACTTTTATTAGCCAGTCGGTTAGTGGTAAGCCAGGTGTTTTTCTAAGACCTCTCCAAGCCCTTAATGTATCTACTGCTTTGTTTAGAGATATGGGTGATTGTCCTAGTACAAGCTTGGTTAAGGTGGGTTGATTCGAATTTTGGAAATGAGGAGGACTGGTTATAGAAAGATGCCCACAAATTGAGGCAATATCAGCAGCATGAATGAAGTGAAAAGTTCCGTTTATACGGATCCACCTGGCTAGCCATAACCATTTACTTGTTTCTATCAGACCTTCGGTGAGATAGCTAGTTGGGAAGATACTTTTCCTATCAACTTTTCCACCAAAAACCAGGGTAGGAAATACAGCAATAATTTTTGATGATAAAGGGTGTTTTTCAAGCTCTTGCAAACATCTGGCTTTTGTTTGAATATACTCGGTCCCATATAAAAATGCTTCCTTTAAGGGTAAAAGCCTTTTGTCCAAGATGCTTGCTGTAGAGAAATAAATTATTTGTTGTATTGCATTTGGGTCAAGATATTTAAGTATTGTTTTTACGGCTAATACATTTACATCATATGCTCGTTTTGGATCCCCCCAAGCTGTTGCTGTATGAATAACCCTAGTTACAGTCTTGAGCTCATTTGCGAAATTATTAGCATCCCGTATATCTCCTATAAGAAGTCTTATGCGAGGGTGATTCTTATCAATGGCTTTGAGTTTATTGGGATCTCTCAGCCATAAAAGGAGGTTGGCTTGGGAGTTTTCAATTAGCCAATGAGCAACATGTTGGCCAACACAACCGCTTGCTCCAGTTATAAGGATTCTGGGGAGGGTCAAGTTACGGCCCTGATTAGGTCATTTACACCTTTGCCTGCCTCAAAAAATACTTTGGCATTTTCTTCAGGGGTGCCAGGAAGAATTCCATGCCCCAAGTTCAGTATGTGTTTGCGACCTTTTGCCTTGAGAACAGCATCAACAATTCTTGAGCGGATAGCCTCTGGAGTTCCAAACAATAGTCCAGGATCAACGTTGCCCTGTATCCCTATGTGTTTCGGAAGCCTGCGACAGCCATCTGCCATGTCAACAGTCCAATCGAGTGAAACAATGTCAACGCCTGTATTACCCATTCGTTCGATCACACCGGCGCTCCCTGATATATAGAGAATCACTGGAGTATCAGGATGAGTCTCTTTTAAGAGCTCTACAACCTTTTTTTGGTATGGAGCAGCAAAAGTGTCGTAGTCGATGGGACTGAGCTGACCAGCCCATGAATCAAACATCTGCACGACTTGTGCTCCTGAGTCAATTTGATATCGCAAATATGTTGCGATTGATTTAGCGAAATGATCTAGGAGCTTGTGTAATAGTTCCGGTTCTTGGAAAGCCATAGCTTTAATGACCGCATAGTTCTTGCTGCTTTTCCCTTCAACCACATAAGCAGCAAGAGTCCAAGGGGCGCCTACAAATCCAAGAACGGCTGCTTTGTTGCCTACGCTATTCCTAAGTCGACCTAGTACTTCCCCTACGAATGACATCGATTGTTGTGGTTCCAGGGGACGAAGATTCTTGATTTGATCAAGAGTTTTGATCGGATCTTGAATTAGGGGTCCCTTGCTTTCAACAATGTCAAATTCAATCCCCATTCCTGGTAAGGGAGTGAGAATGTCCGAGAAAAGAATTACACCATCGGGCTGGAAAGCTTCGAATGGTTGCATTGATATCTCATAAGAGAGCTCAGGATTCTCAGAGCGCTCACGGAAACTTGGGTGGCGGTCCCTTAGCTCTCTATAGACCTTCATATACCGACCTGCTTGTCGCATCATCCATACAGGAGGACGCTCTACAGATTCTCCACGGGCTGCTCTGAGCAATAGGGGATCGGATTCGCTCATTATTTCTTTGAAGTCAAGGAGAAAATTTACTTGAGGCCGTTCCGGATTAAGGCCATTAGTCAAAACTAATGGACAGCTTCGTCACAGGTCTTTTGATTTGGATCAGGAATGAGCCTCATGGTTTGGGTCATGCTGAAAGACCAGAACACTTAGAGGAGGCAGGCAGAGGCTCAATGAATGTTCGTAATCATGACAACCCCATTCATCTGACATCTTCCCTCCCATATTCCCAAGATTGCTTCCGCCATAACAGGAAGCATCTGTGTTGAGAATCTCTTGATAAAAACCAGCTGTTGGAACACCTACTTTGTATTCCGATTGGCTTTGGGGTGTGAAGTTTGCAACTATCACAAGCCAGTCACCACCTTCCCTTTCTCTCCTCATGAAGCTAATAACCGAATTGCTACTGTCGTTGCAATCGATCCATTGGAACCCGTATTGATCGAAGTCGTCTTTCCATAGAGCTGGGTGTGATTTATAAAGGTTATTTAGGTCGTCAAAGAGCTTTTGTATCCCTTGGTGAGGCTCAAAATTTAGGAGATCCCACTGAAGGTCCCCCCAAACATTCCATTCGGACCTTTGGCCAAACTCCATGCCCATAAATATTGTTTTCTTCCCTGGATGTGTCCACATATAAGCAAAAAGGGCTCGAGTATTTGCATATTTTTGCCAATCATCTCCAGGCATTTTATGAAGAATATGGCTTTTTCCATGAACAACTTCATCATGACTTAAAGCCAACATGAAGTTCTCTGTATAGGTATACCAAATTGAAAAAGTAATATTATTTTGGTTGAATTGTCTAAACCATGGATCAAGTTCAAAGTAATCAAGCATATCGTGCATCCAACCCATATTCCATTTTAGGTTGAATCCCAGACCTCCAATATCTGTTGGTTTAGTAACCATTGGCCAGGTTGTGGACTCCTCAGCAATCGATAGGGCTCCTGGAAAATTTTGGAATAGTACGTGGTTTGCTTGCTGGAGGAATTGAACAGCTTCTGTATTTTCTCTGCCTCCACTTTCATTTGGTATCCATTCGCCTTCTGGCCGTAAATAATCTCTGTATAACATTGAAGCAACAGCATCAACACGAATACCATCAATATGAAATTGATCAAACCAATAGACGAGATTTGCAACAAGAAAGTTCCTCACTTCATTGCGGCTATAGTTAAAGATTAAGGTCCCCCACTCCTTGTGCTCACCTATACGGGGATCTGAATGTTCATATAGATGGGTTCCATCAAAAAAAGCTAGGCCATGTCTATCTTTTGGGAAGTGTCCTGGAACCCAGTCAAGGATGACTCCTATCCCTTCAGCATGGCAACGATCTACAAAAACTTTAAATTCATCTGGTGTTCCAAATCTACTCGTTGGTGCATACCAGCCAGTTACTTGGTATCCCCATGATCCATCAAATGGATGCTCAGATATGGGCATTAATTCAATATGTGTAAACCCCCTGGCCTTTACATAGGGAATTAATCTGTCAGCTACTTCTGTATAAGTAAGGAACCTAGCCCCAGGTTTCATGTCTGCGGCAGGTACTGGGGGACGTTTTACACCCTTCGCTTCAGTAAATGGTGCTTCTATCGCGGCATGCATCCAGCTGCCTAGATGCATTTCATAGACAGATATTGGCTGATCAAGAGGGTTAGTTTTATCTCTTTGAATTATCCAGTCTTCATCTTGCCATTCATATTTATCCAGACTTGTAATTATCGAACTGGTCGCTGGCCGAACTTCGTGTTGAAAGCCATATGGGTCAGCTTTTTGATAACAGTGTCCTTCCTGAGTTCGAATTTCATATTTATATAAAGACCCTTCTTGGATTGAAGGTACGAAAAGTTCCCAAATGCCTCCCTGACGTTTTTGCATGGGATGGTGGCGTCCATCCCATGAATTCATATCACCCAATACAGCAACGCTGCGAGCTTGGGGAGCCCACAAGCAGAACATAACTCCTTCCACACCTTGAATATTGGTGATATGGGCACCCATTCGACGCCATATGTGGTGATGATTGCCTTGAGCAAATAAGTGTCGATCTATTTCGCCCATCCATTCTTCACGGAATGCCCAAGGATCTCTTTGCTCGTGCTCTATTCCACCTCTTTTGACTTTGATTGTGTAGGAAGTACCAGGCTGATTATTGAGTGCATGTTCGAATAACCAAGGATGGTGAGGCGTTTTCATAACAGATGGTTTTCCATCAGTTACCAGTTCGACCTGATCTGCTTCTGGCATCCAAATCCGAACAATCCAGTTGTCAGCGTCTTGATGGGGGCCTAATAGGGAAAATGGGTCGTCGTGTCTGCATTCGGCTAATTTTTTTGCTTCTTCAACCATCCAGTTGACTGGAAAACTGGTGGTCATGGAAATAAAGCGAAATCAAATAGAAGTTTAGATCTCCTTGGGTACTTAATGTATTTCCTGTGCTGAGATCAGAGGAGTGAAAAGTAGCTTTGATTCGGAAAGAAGGAGCTGGATAGTTGTCACATTGCACTGTGGCCCAGGTGGTCCTGGCTCAAACCGGGTATCCCCAGGGTTGATTCCAATAGCAGGCCAGGCTGATCCAGCTATTGAGATTCGGAGCTGTTCTCCAGGTCTTATATCTGCAAGTAGTGGTTGGAGTAATACTTTCCTAAGTTGAAGTTCAGTTGAACATTTTCCTATTATTCGTAAAACCCCTGTGGAAAGTTGTTTTACGTTGTTTCCGTTTTTATTTACAACGGAAAGTCCTACTGCCAGGTCAAAGCTTTCCTGATCTGAACTAGCAATTATTTCTAGAGAAGGTCTGCCTTTTAGTTGCTGTAATTTTTGAAAAGGAGAACTAGTAAATGTTGCCACATCTGCTCTGTTATCAATATTGCTTCTATCAGTAGGGCCTGGATTAGGGCTTAAATGACCTCCAGTAGATGGCACAGGTCGCCATGGGTCGTGAACAATTTGTACTATTCCTTCGCCTGTGTCTTCTGGTATTAGCTTCCCATCTGAAGAATTAATACAAGCAAGCCCTGTACTAAATAGACTCCAAGAAATTCCTAAAGCTTCTTCTTTTGCTTCTTCGTTATATACTTTCCATTCCTTCTTCGTGATATTCCAGAGATACTTTTTCTTTCTAGTTCCACTTGAGCTTCCTACTTTATCTTTTAAATGCTTATTAAAGAATCTCAAATGAATTTCCTGAACCTCTTCCCACCATTCAAGGTGAGTGGCTGGACCTATATGTAGCTCAGGACTTCCGCCACATCTACAGGACTCTTGATACATATCGAGTATTCCTAATAAATGAGGATCCCACCAGCCTCCTATTAGTAATAGAGGTTGTCTTAGCCAAGTTGTTAATGGCTTATGTAGTACCCATTCATGGTCATTATGTGGGCATTGATTTAGCCATTTTAATGTTATCCCTTTAGGATCATATTTTTCCAGGATTGATTTGCCTTTAAGTAAATAGCTACCATCATTAAGGCTTTGATAGAGTTCATGCCAATGACTTTCTTGACCTTTTCGCTTGGCTTGAAGTGCTGCTAATTGGATTCCCCAAGCAAGATTTAAGTGCCACCAATGTGCCCCTCCCTCACAACTCCAGTGATCACGTTCATTGAACCCAGTCATGGCAGGTGCCATGCAATCTGGAGGCTGTGCACCAGTAACCGCAGTTAATTGAGTGAGACCCTGATAAGAGAAGCCGTATGTGCCAAGACGCCCATTGCATTCCTTTAGGTCTCTAACCCAGCTTTGTGTTTGGGTTGTGTCGGAAGCTTCTTGTTTAAATCCAATGAAGTCCCCCATTGACTCCCCCTGGCCTCGGACATCTTGGACAACAACTAAATATCCATGGCTTGCCCACCATGATGGATGTGCATAGGTAATAGTTGAAGCAATTGTTCTGCCATAAGGTTGTCTCATTAATAAGGCTGGCCATGGACCACCTCTCTGAGGGGACCAAATTCTTGCTTTGAGTTTGACACCATCTTGAAGTGTCATGGAGGAATCCCTCCATAGAACCAAACCGCTTTCAGTAGGCTTCTTATCGAACATCAGGGCAGTTCATACCTGCTACGTAAGTCATTAAAATCTCTGCATCGAGCATGCTTAGATTTTTTTTGCGAGCGATCTCTTTGATCGCTTTTTGGGAGTTTTTAGAAATTCCTTTTTCGTTGAGGAGTTTGAAGTGTTGACATAGAGCACGAGCTTCTTCCGGGTTTTGTTTGACGTTTTCAAGTAGTGAGGCTTCTACTCTTAGATACTGATTAGAGCCTGTGATGGCTACTAATACTAGTGAGGCCAAACATGTCAAAGCCCTTTTTGTATTGCCGAGAATATATTTCATCTTTCTAAGTGTGGAGTGAGGGTTTGTTGATGAGTTTTAATGTTTGCCTGGATTTTGCTAACTCGATTAAAGCATGAGCTTTGGCCAAATTTAATAATGGTTTTCTTCTAACTCCTAGTTGCCTTTCTAATCTACCGGTTTTTTTAATCAGTTCCTCAGGCGTTGAAGTTGCTAAGACTTTAATTGTAGCTAATCCAGCATGAACTAATAAAGCCGCTTCTTCAAATTTTACTCCTATGTCTAACATAAGTTGAGCAATTCCTCTTAATCGCCTTAAATTTATGGGTGAAGATTTACCTGTTCGGACTAGACTATCTATCTCAGGATTGGTTAGATCTCGTAGTTCTTTCCAAGTAGTGAGTCCTTCCTTGACTAACTGATTATGTTCATCACGAAAATGCTTAGGGAGGGAATCTATATGGTCATCATTATCCATTGTTTTTTTGAGGTACTGGAAGAATTAACTCTTGACTTAGATCTCTTACAACTTCAGTAAGTATCACAGGACGACTAATTCCATCTTCTACTGGTTGAACTTGTCTAAGGCGTACATGTACTATGCCGCCTTTTCGTCCACCTCCTTTGATGTTGCCAGCAATCTTTTTTATAGATGGTTCAATTGCTTCTTCAGGAAAGTCTAAAGATGCTTGAGCAACTACTAGGTCATCTCCGTTGTCAAAAACAACCGGTGCATATATTGCTCCTTCAACATCTAGCGGGGGCTTGTAACTGGCGGCAAAAGCCCAGGTGCTTACTGCTAGCAGGAAAGTGAAAATCGTTGCACCTACTAGTCGAAATTTTGCACCCCAGCCAATTATGAAGGAGATTAAAGTTATTCCACTGAGGGCTAAGGCTCCCCATAAAAGCCATGTGGACGACACTTGGACAAGCTCAGGCAGGTTCATGGGCTGGTAAAGAGCTGGTTCACTTCTTATAGTTCAGATACTCCCTTAAAGATTACAAAAAAGCGATGGGAGTAGGGACTAAATACTTAAATTTGAAAAAATGGAGTTTCAGAGGGACTCTGGTAGTTTTTTTTGGATCTTGTCTTTGGGTTGGTTCTGATTGGACGGCCGGTAAAGCTTTTCGCTTTTTTAAGCCTCAAATTGAGCAAAAGCTTTCTGGTTCAATTGGCCGGCCTGTAAGGATTGGTCCCTATGAGGGACTAAGACCATGGGGGATAGCCATAGGTCATACCAAATTTTTGCCAGGTCTAAAGGATTCCTCTTCCTTAGAGGCATCTGCGTTGACCGTCAACTTTGCGCCTTTAAAGAGTTTGTTGCGTTGGCGACCAGTTGCAATGATTAAGCCTAAGGGCACGGTTTTGAATTTACTTCGAAACAAAGATGGACAATATTGGGTAAAAAGTGATTTGAAATCAGGCCAACCTTTCTCGTTAGACTTGTTTTTGGATTTAAGGGACGCTGCAAGGGTTCGGATAAAACATGCTCAACTTGACTTACTTTTAAGTGGTCAAAGTACGTTCCAAATTGCTGAAAAGAGGGCGGTTGGTTCTGTTTATGTAGGATTGCCGAATGAAGGTAAACTTTTACTTACTGGTAGCAGCTCTTGGGATCAATTAGAACTTAATGCACATGCTAGATTTGAGAGCATTAATTTGCAACCACTTCAAGGATTATTCGATGAGAAATTGTCTTTAGCTATTGAGGGACTGATTGGTGGCGATGTTCAGTTGAATATTAAAGAAGAAGGAAAGTTTTCCTGTAGAGGAGGACTTAATTTGGTGAATTTTAATCTTAAAGGCAGACCCTTGAGGAATTTTCTTTCTTCAAAAAAAGCTACTATTGAATGTAGTAAGGATATCGTGAGATTTAAGGAGAGTCAATGGATTTATGGTCCTTGGAAGATTGGTTTAGAAGGCTATCTTCCAATAATAAAGGACAAAATTTCTAAATTAAATATAAGTGGTTCTGCTTCTTTAAAAAAATTTAGTGAGGATGGACTATCTTTCAGAGCAGGCTTGCCGCTGGAGTTCAGTGAAAAAGGTTTTATTCTTGGAGATTTGAATGCTGATTTAGGTTTAAAGAGTTTTCCTTTAAGTCATCTTGAAGAAATTTTAGGTTTCTCTATGGCTGGAAATCTTTCGGCAAAGGGACAAATTAAAGGCCCCCTTACTGGATTAACTTCTGATTTTTCGCTTCGAGTTTTAAACCCACAAGTTGGAGGCTTTCGACTTCAAGAGGAGTGGATAGGCTCTCTTGCTGGGGAATTAGCTGGTGGTGGCAGTCTTCAAATGAAATCAACTTCTGCAGTTTTACCAGGGACACTTAAAGCGAAATTGAGGAAGAATTGGTTACCAGAAAAACTAACTATTTCTCGTAAAGACGGTACTCTTTCACTGCAGCAAAAGGGTGATGGTTATCGCTGGAAGTTGAAAGATTTTAATCTTGAAGGAGTTGAAATCGCTATTTCTCCAAAAAAGAGTTTTGAAGCTATTTATGGTTTAGTTTCTGGTCAAGGTGGTTTGGGATTAGGCCAGTTTGGTTTTGATGGCCAGATTGCCATGTCTTATTTGAGGTTTATGGGATTTAAGTTGCAGGAAGCAAAGCTTCAAGGAAGTCTTGTAGAGCGTAATTATAAGTTAACAGCAGAACTTTCTCCTCCTACTCAGGGCTCATTCTTGTTAAGTGCTGATGGTCGAATTGGCGGTTCTATAAGATCAATAATCAAAATGAAAGAAGTTAGTCCCCGTTGGATGGTAAACAATGCTTTGCAATTTTCAGTTATCAACTCTGGTGTTAAGCCTGCCTTTGGTAATGCAAAAGATTTAGGTGCTTCATTCATTAATACATTTGGGGGCTCATTAGATGATTTGCTTAGAGCATTGTCCGAATCTGAGAAGTCTCTAGTTAACTCTGATCATAAAAGTCAAAATAAGAACTTTGTTAATACAGAAGATCTTCGAGGAAAGATTGATGCAAGTGTTGAACTGAAAGGACCTGACTTAAGGAAATTAGATCTGAACCTTCAGGTTGGTGGTCATATTTGGAAAAAGGAAGAAAGCGCAAAAGTGGCTCTTAGAAAGAAGCCGTTTTTGGTAAGACTTAAAGGCCCATTAGCTGGGGGGGTAGGAGAGTTTTCGCTTTTGGATTTTCCATCTTCTACCTTGTCCTTATTAGGGCCAATTACTCCTAGATTTAATTCTTCTTTAGGTATTAGAGGTAAATATAAACTTGATACTAAAACCCCTGAATTTAATGGAGAGTTACTATTCAAAGACGAAAGGTCTTCAGATAATGAAATCATTTTAGACAGAGGAAAGGTTTTGTTTCGCAGAAATGTCTTCGAAGTGGATGTAGCGCTTAGAAATGTTTCCTCTAAAGAGGCTGTAAGTTTTAGAGGCTTTCTCCCAATTGATCCCCTTTCACAAATTGACCTAAAGGTTGAGACTAAAGGAGATGGACTAAAGCTACTGAATGGATTAACAGATGGATCTGTTTTGTGGAAGAGTGGAAGAGCTGATCTTGAGTTTCTATTAAAGGGAAGCAGAATAGATCCAAAGTTTGAAGGTTCATTAACTTTAAGTAAAGGTTCGCTAGAGGTTCTTGAAGAAGTCGTAGAGGATTTAGATGTTTCGTTAAACTTAAACCCTAAAAGATTAGAATTGAAGAGACTTCAGGCCAGGATTGGCTCAAATGGCACATTAAAAGGTAATGGTGCTCTTCCAATTTTTCTTGCTAATAAAGAAGATGACTTGTTGAATCTAGGTATTAAAAAGGTAAGGTTAAGGTTGCCTACCGCTAATGTCGAATTGGCTGGTGACGTTAAGCTCAAAGGTGCATTACTTAACCCAAGTTTTGGAGGAGAACTGTCTATAAGTGATGGGTTTATATCTCCAGTTCGTTCAGCATTTGCTACTTCTAGAAGGCCTACCTTTAACTCAAATCCATCAAATAGAACTCCACTAAAATCATCTTCAATGCCTAAGGATGAAATTCCCAGTATGCTGGAGAAATGGGATTTTAATCAGCCTTTAGTTCTACTTAGTAACGAAGGCGAGGCTCCTATGAGCACAAAGATTCGGTCTGCCATGCCAAATTTTCCTAAGCTGAGCTTCGATAACTTTAATTTGCGTCTTGGCCCTAACCTACGTATAACATCTCAGCCTCTGGCGGATTTTCGAACTGAGGGATTGCTGAAGTTAAATGGACCGCTTGACTCAACTATGAAAGCTAGTGGAGTAGTAAGGCTACTAAACGGTCGAGTCAACCTGTTTACTACGACTTTTAACCTGGACCGTAGATCACCAAATGTGGCAGTCTTTACTCCATCATTAGGTTTTGTTCCTTATATTGACGTAGCACTTATTACAAGAGTCTCAGAAAAAAATATTTCTGAGGCAGGTAAGATTACTTCATCAAGTGATTTTTCAAGTAACGGATCTGGTGGTGTAGGTGTTGGTGGATTTCGTTTAATTAAAGTAAAGGTTGAAGCATCTGGTCCAGCTGATCGTATTACTGAAAACTTTAAGTTGAGCAGTACGCCACCAATGCAACGTGATGAGATATTTGGCTTAATAGGTGGGAATTCTTTGAGAGAACTCCTAGGAGGGGAAGAACAAAATATTTTAGCTAATGTGATTGGTAAATCTGTTCTATCTCCAGTCTTAGGAAATATCTCTGGAGCATTTAGTGAGAGATTACAAGTGGCTTTATATCCAGCATATGTAACTCCTGATCCATCCAAAAAAACAACTGAAACTCAATCTGGGAGTCAAGAGCAAACCCCTACTGGTCAGTCTAATCAACAAGCTTGGGTTACTGAAGTAGGTGTCGATTTGACTGAAAGGTTTAATCTTTCTTTTCTTGCTACCCCAAATAGAAATGATATTCCATC harbors:
- the glgB gene encoding 1,4-alpha-glucan branching protein GlgB — encoded protein: MTTSFPVNWMVEEAKKLAECRHDDPFSLLGPHQDADNWIVRIWMPEADQVELVTDGKPSVMKTPHHPWLFEHALNNQPGTSYTIKVKRGGIEHEQRDPWAFREEWMGEIDRHLFAQGNHHHIWRRMGAHITNIQGVEGVMFCLWAPQARSVAVLGDMNSWDGRHHPMQKRQGGIWELFVPSIQEGSLYKYEIRTQEGHCYQKADPYGFQHEVRPATSSIITSLDKYEWQDEDWIIQRDKTNPLDQPISVYEMHLGSWMHAAIEAPFTEAKGVKRPPVPAADMKPGARFLTYTEVADRLIPYVKARGFTHIELMPISEHPFDGSWGYQVTGWYAPTSRFGTPDEFKVFVDRCHAEGIGVILDWVPGHFPKDRHGLAFFDGTHLYEHSDPRIGEHKEWGTLIFNYSRNEVRNFLVANLVYWFDQFHIDGIRVDAVASMLYRDYLRPEGEWIPNESGGRENTEAVQFLQQANHVLFQNFPGALSIAEESTTWPMVTKPTDIGGLGFNLKWNMGWMHDMLDYFELDPWFRQFNQNNITFSIWYTYTENFMLALSHDEVVHGKSHILHKMPGDDWQKYANTRALFAYMWTHPGKKTIFMGMEFGQRSEWNVWGDLQWDLLNFEPHQGIQKLFDDLNNLYKSHPALWKDDFDQYGFQWIDCNDSSNSVISFMRREREGGDWLVIVANFTPQSQSEYKVGVPTAGFYQEILNTDASCYGGSNLGNMGGKMSDEWGCHDYEHSLSLCLPPLSVLVFQHDPNHEAHS
- a CDS encoding CocE/NonD family hydrolase, translated to MTLQDGVKLKARIWSPQRGGPWPALLMRQPYGRTIASTITYAHPSWWASHGYLVVVQDVRGQGESMGDFIGFKQEASDTTQTQSWVRDLKECNGRLGTYGFSYQGLTQLTAVTGAQPPDCMAPAMTGFNERDHWSCEGGAHWWHLNLAWGIQLAALQAKRKGQESHWHELYQSLNDGSYLLKGKSILEKYDPKGITLKWLNQCPHNDHEWVLHKPLTTWLRQPLLLIGGWWDPHLLGILDMYQESCRCGGSPELHIGPATHLEWWEEVQEIHLRFFNKHLKDKVGSSSGTRKKKYLWNITKKEWKVYNEEAKEEALGISWSLFSTGLACINSSDGKLIPEDTGEGIVQIVHDPWRPVPSTGGHLSPNPGPTDRSNIDNRADVATFTSSPFQKLQQLKGRPSLEIIASSDQESFDLAVGLSVVNKNGNNVKQLSTGVLRIIGKCSTELQLRKVLLQPLLADIRPGEQLRISIAGSAWPAIGINPGDTRFEPGPPGPQCNVTTIQLLLSESKLLFTPLISAQEIH
- a CDS encoding DUF4332 domain-containing protein: MDNDDHIDSLPKHFRDEHNQLVKEGLTTWKELRDLTNPEIDSLVRTGKSSPINLRRLRGIAQLMLDIGVKFEEAALLVHAGLATIKVLATSTPEELIKKTGRLERQLGVRRKPLLNLAKAHALIELAKSRQTLKLINKPSLHT
- a CDS encoding DUF2518 family protein, which gives rise to MNLPELVQVSSTWLLWGALALSGITLISFIIGWGAKFRLVGATIFTFLLAVSTWAFAASYKPPLDVEGAIYAPVVFDNGDDLVVAQASLDFPEEAIEPSIKKIAGNIKGGGRKGGIVHVRLRQVQPVEDGISRPVILTEVVRDLSQELILPVPQKNNG